In Uranotaenia lowii strain MFRU-FL chromosome 2, ASM2978415v1, whole genome shotgun sequence, one genomic interval encodes:
- the LOC129744532 gene encoding protein mago nashi produces MAASTEDFYLRYYVGHKGKFGHEFLEFEFRPDGKLRYANNSNYKNDTMIRKEAYVHQSVMEELKRIIVDSEIMQEDDSLWPPPDRVGRQELEIVIGDEHISFTTSKTGSLVDVNQSKDPEGLRCFYYLVQDLKCLVFSLIGLHFKIKPI; encoded by the exons ATGGCAGCAAGCACCGAGGACTTCTACCTACGTTACTACGTTGGCCACAAGGGTAAATTTGGGCACGAGTTTCTGGAGTTCGAGTTCCGGCCCGATGGCAAACTGCGCTATGCCAACAATTCTAACTACAAAAACGACACCATGATCCGCAAGGAAGCGTACGTGCACCAGTCGGTGATGGAAGAGCTCAAACGGATCATCGTCGATTCGGAAATCATGCAGGAAGACGATTCCCTGTGGCCACCACCGGATCGCGTCGGTCGACAG gAGCTGGAAATCGTTATCGGTGATGAGCACATTTCTTTCACAACTTCCAAAACCGGTTCCCTGGTGGATGTTAATCAATCCAAAGATCCGGAAGGTCTTCGCTGCTTTTATTACCTGGTTCAAGATCTGAAGTGTCTAGTATTTTCTCTCATCGGATTGCATTTCAAGATCAAACCCATCTAA
- the LOC129744531 gene encoding WASH complex subunit 1, which produces MPCYNIPVVDPDLRHEEMILQAVNVFEFLNQVIEDVFDRVNRRIESNRKRLEKIDLQIEQVNRDVARLKQTKEAIVIYSPCRYPGADLDHTIRPTFDDVDVGIRMKETEFALKDGPYVPSHSYQEKIQFYHVRSPIDRSRIFMFEANRQLVTNEKIKFVDSILLFNSKEFALEFGKESLDRSRSGKKTPGRIREEKILSSSSPIIRNRSRRKGQDIFYTPTLNDAPKMDVPVDLPDLPGIVTNIQYAGNNTLIAPSLQLAAIADQLPEIEDLTVEATETIPAGAPIPEIYSLAQVPSGAVPPPPPPPMMMTTFTAQSTKTTTAAVPPPPPPPPPPPAPQLLLSSPDEGDGPKTTSTPEKPKTPTSSGGGGDAHFNLMEEIRKAGGAGNAGLRHQQTREGGRIDSTKPSKSGGSTGPQNFIDDLHSKLLMRRKGISGARENQDQQQPGNVIDRLSALIPPPPPKLEGASASESNDEDWD; this is translated from the exons ATGCCGTGCTACAACATTCCAGTGGTCGATCCGGACCTGCGGCACGAGGAAATGATCCTGCAGGCGGTCAATGTGTTCGAATTTCTGAACCAAGTGATAGAAGATGTTTTCGATCGAGTGAATCGACGGATCGAGTCTAATCGGAAGCGTTTGGAGAAAATTGATCTGCAGATCGAGCAGGTCAACAGAGACGTGGCACGGCTGAAGCAAACCAAGGAAGCAATAGTGATCTATTCGCCGTGTCGTTATCCGGGGGCCGATTTGGATCACACCATTCGGCCGACATTCGATGATGTGGATGTGGGAATTCGTATGAAGGAGACTGAGTTTGCCCTGAAGGATGGGCCGTACGTGCCGAGCCATTCGTACCAGGAAAAGATTCAATTCTATCACGTTAGAAGCCCAATCGATAGGAGTAGGATTTTCATGTTCGAAGCCAATCGTCAGTTGGTGACGAATGAGAAAATTAAGTTTGTCGATTCGATACTGCTGTTTAACAGTAAGGAATTTGCGTTGGAATTTGGAAAAGAATCGCTGGATCGGTCCCGATCCGGGAAGAAAACCCCCGGTAGGATACGTGAAGAAAAGATTTTGTCCTCTTCTTCGCCAATCATAAGAAACCGATCCCGAAGGAAGGGGCAGGACATATTTTACACTCCCACACTGAACGATGCTCCAAAGATGGACGTTCCCGTGGATCTTCCGGATCTACCAGGAATCGTCACCAATATACAGTACGCCGGCAACAATACGCTAATTGCTCCGTCTCTCCAGTTGGCAGCAATAGCAGACCAGTTGCCGGAAATAGAAGATCTGACAGTGGAAGCAACCGAAACTATTCCAGCTGGTGCTCCGATCCCAGAAATATATTCCCTAGCCCAAGTGCCTTCAGGTGCGGTGCCACCTCCACCTCCGCCACCAATGATGATGACCACATTTACTGCTCAATCTACAAAGACGACAACTGCTGCTGTTCCTCCGCCGCCCCCGCCACCTCCACCTCCGCCAGCACCTCAGTTGTTGCTTTCGTCACCGGATGAAGGTGATGGGCCAAAGACGACTTCCACCCCGGAGAAGCCAAAAACGCCGACTTCCAGTGGTGGCGGAGGCGATGCCCACTTCAATCTGATGGAGGAAATCCGGAAGGCCGGTGGGGCGGGTAACGCCGGCCTGCGTCATCAGCAAACCCGGGAGGGCGGACGGATCGATTCG ACCAAACCGTCAAAATCGGGCGGCAGCACCGGTCCGCAGAACTTCATCGACGATCTGCACAGCAAGCTGCTGATGCGGCGAAAGGGAATTTCCGGCGCCCGGGAAAATCAAGACCAGCAACAACCGGGCAACGTTATCGACCGGCTGTCGGCACTCATTCCGCCGCCCCCGCCGAAGCTGGAGGGTGCCAGCGCCAGCGAAAGCAACGACGAAGATTGGGATTGA